A genomic stretch from Xanthocytophaga agilis includes:
- a CDS encoding ComEC/Rec2 family competence protein, translating to MFRWTPYVFIRFTIFLLAGILLYRAFPNIPLLVVVSVFSVSFIGYLVLWLIQQRQKVRMSLWFGLLAFVVTSAFGWLCTYEQTDTNHPNHILHLSEVTYYTGKVVSEVQSKAKNYRTVIEIEQVLSHEKLKPATGKVLIYTSKDAPAPLYGDKLIIYGAPLPVQPPPNPDEFDYRKYLSLQQIYYQQFVRKGKFIVYEHTAGNAVISASLQGRAWADKVFRTYITAENEYAIISGLVLGLRSGLDDELKGAYAAAGAMHILAVSGAHVIIIFQLIFFVFGRIKKVRYGNWIFAITALVLLWFYAFITGLSTSVLRSVVMFSLVVLGEVLRREGTLFNTLGFSAFVLLCYDPYLLQDVGFQLSYLAVAGIIYLYPRIYTWVEFETTWIDKLWKLVCGSIAAQIAVLPLSLFYFHQFPTYFLVANLLMIPVSVGVLYGGLALLAVSWIPYLSDSIGFILKWLTWLMNQIAFWTEHTPGALMHGNYLELWELGVLYVLLFLVLWFLYIPRLRVWSGVLVLLLCLTVNQGYHKINYTQQHFLAVYAIPGHSALDIVDHKQHVFIADSALSQNKSQISYHLQNHWTRRQILDVRSMVFSNVDSNILAIHQNKQFSLFIWHGKHICILHQPVNMQLFQKQKFDYLIIQNNSLKNIKQFPIQSFTTIILDASNRYYLSKRLSNELRRQKIVCHNVQEQGAFTFTL from the coding sequence ATGTTCAGGTGGACTCCGTATGTCTTTATCCGTTTTACGATCTTTCTACTGGCAGGTATACTGCTATACAGAGCCTTTCCTAACATTCCCTTATTGGTTGTTGTATCTGTTTTTAGTGTTTCCTTTATTGGGTATCTGGTTTTATGGCTGATACAGCAAAGGCAAAAAGTGCGAATGTCGCTTTGGTTTGGTCTGTTGGCTTTCGTTGTTACAAGTGCATTTGGATGGTTATGCACCTATGAGCAAACCGATACCAATCACCCGAATCACATTTTACACCTGAGCGAAGTTACATATTATACTGGAAAAGTAGTCTCAGAAGTTCAATCCAAAGCTAAAAATTACAGGACTGTTATAGAGATAGAACAAGTGTTATCTCACGAAAAACTCAAACCTGCAACTGGAAAAGTACTGATATACACTTCTAAAGACGCACCCGCACCTTTATATGGAGATAAGCTGATTATCTATGGTGCCCCATTACCTGTACAACCTCCTCCCAATCCGGATGAGTTTGATTATAGGAAATATCTTTCTCTCCAACAGATTTACTACCAGCAATTTGTCAGAAAAGGAAAATTTATTGTATATGAACATACCGCAGGAAATGCTGTCATCTCTGCCTCTTTACAGGGACGAGCTTGGGCAGATAAGGTTTTTCGCACGTATATTACTGCTGAGAACGAATATGCTATTATCTCCGGTCTAGTGCTTGGACTTCGGAGTGGGCTGGATGATGAACTGAAGGGAGCTTATGCAGCAGCAGGGGCTATGCATATCCTAGCTGTTTCCGGAGCTCATGTCATCATTATCTTTCAGTTGATTTTTTTTGTATTTGGGCGAATTAAAAAAGTACGGTATGGGAACTGGATTTTTGCGATCACAGCTTTAGTACTACTTTGGTTCTATGCCTTTATTACTGGCTTGTCAACTTCTGTATTGCGTTCTGTTGTGATGTTTTCTTTGGTTGTTTTAGGTGAGGTATTGCGTAGAGAAGGGACATTATTTAATACGTTGGGGTTTTCCGCATTTGTACTTTTATGTTATGATCCTTATTTGTTGCAGGATGTTGGTTTTCAGTTATCCTATTTGGCCGTAGCAGGCATTATATACCTATATCCTCGTATCTATACTTGGGTTGAGTTTGAGACTACCTGGATAGATAAGTTATGGAAACTTGTTTGTGGTAGTATTGCTGCTCAAATAGCTGTATTGCCTCTTTCGCTTTTTTACTTTCATCAGTTTCCAACCTATTTCCTGGTAGCCAATCTGTTGATGATACCTGTGTCGGTTGGTGTATTATATGGAGGTTTGGCATTATTAGCAGTTTCCTGGATACCTTATCTTTCAGATTCCATTGGTTTTATACTCAAATGGCTAACCTGGCTGATGAATCAGATTGCCTTTTGGACAGAACATACGCCTGGAGCTCTGATGCATGGAAACTATCTGGAACTATGGGAACTAGGTGTATTATATGTCTTGCTGTTTCTGGTATTATGGTTTTTGTATATACCAAGACTTAGAGTATGGAGTGGGGTATTGGTATTGTTGCTTTGTCTAACAGTGAACCAAGGCTATCACAAGATCAACTACACACAGCAACATTTTTTAGCTGTATATGCCATACCTGGTCACTCTGCGTTAGACATTGTTGATCATAAGCAGCATGTATTTATTGCAGATTCTGCATTGTCTCAGAATAAGAGCCAAATTTCTTACCATTTGCAAAACCACTGGACAAGAAGACAAATTCTGGATGTACGTTCTATGGTCTTCTCAAACGTAGATTCTAACATATTGGCAATTCACCAAAACAAACAGTTTTCTTTATTTATCTGGCATGGAAAACATATCTGCATTCTGCATCAACCTGTTAATATGCAGCTGTTTCAGAAGCAAAAGTTTGACTATCTGATTATACAGAACAATAGTCTGAAAAACATTAAACAATTTCCGATACAGTCATTTACTACAATTATTCTGGACGCCTCAAACCGGTATTATTTATCAAAGCGATTGAGCAATGAGTTAAGGAGGCAAAAAATAGTATGTCACAATGTGCAGGAGCAAGGCGCCTTTACATTTACACTATAA